In the Girardinichthys multiradiatus isolate DD_20200921_A chromosome 4, DD_fGirMul_XY1, whole genome shotgun sequence genome, one interval contains:
- the glo1 gene encoding lactoylglutathione lyase, whose product MGDTGLSDEAVAAACKNGDPLTKDFMMQQTMLRVKDPVKSLDFYTRILGMTLLQKFDFPSMRFTLFFLGYEDKKEIPADVKERTAWTFSRRATVELTHNWGSESDDSQSYHNGNSDPRGFGHLGIAVPDVYAACKMFEEQGVTFVKKPDDGKMKGLAFIQDPDGYWIEILSPNNMVSITS is encoded by the exons ATGGGTGACACCGGCTTGTCAGACGAGGCCGTGGCGGCGGCTTGTAAAAACGGAGACCCTTTAACTAAG gattttatgatGCAGCAAACCATGCTGAGGGTGAAAGATCCAGTGAAATCCCTGGATTTCTACACCAGGATCCTTGGCATGAC GCTACTGCAAAAGTTTGACTTTCCCTCCATGCGTTTCACGCTCTTCTTCTTGGGCTATGAGGACAAGAAGGAGATTCCTGCAGATGTGAAGGAAAGGACAGCCTGGACCTTTTCAAGGAGAGCCACCGTCGAGCTTACACA TAACTGGGGTTCAGAGTCTGATGACAGCCAATCTTATCACAATGGGAACTCCGATCCACGTGGATTTG GACACCTTGGTATCGCAGTTCCTGATGTTTATGCAGCTTGTAAGATGTTTGAGGAGCAAGGAGTAACATTCGTCAAGAAGCCAGATGATG GTAAAATGAAAGGCTTGGCCTTCATCCAGGACCCTGATGGATATTGGATTGAAATTCTGAGTCCTAACAACATGGTGTCCATCACCTCCTAA